ggGGTGTGACCCATGGTGAGGCTGGCGGGACCTTGTGCCCGCTCCCGCCCtccgtccctcctcctcctcctcaggtatGGTCCCCATGAAGAAGCTGCACGAGGCATTCCTCAGGCTGGTCCTCCTGCCCGCGGGGGGCGCCACCAAGCCCAAGGCCTCCGAAGTGCTGAGCCAGCACCTGCTGCAGAGGGGCCTGCCCCACTGGACCTCCTTCTGCGTCAAGTACAGCGCAGTGCGCAACGACCAGTTTGGGCTCTCCAACTTCAACTGGGACGTGGAAGGGACGAACTACCACGTCCTGCGGACCGGCTGCTTCCCCTTCGTCAAGTACCACTGCTCCCGAGCGCCCTGCCAAGACCTGGCGATGCAGAACCGCTTCTTCACAACTCTTAAAATAATAAACTTAGGTGAGCATCGCTGTGGAACCTTCTGTTCCCAGGTGGAAGTGGTCCATATGAAGgggcttccaggtgctgttgggAGTGCACCGGTTATTTCGGTTTAAAAGGCCTCAAACATACTTCCGTTTCTTTTTGAGAGGCTATTTCAGCTGAGGAAGGAGTGAAAATTACAGGATCTAATTTCAGCAGCATGTGCTGAACTACTGCTTCAACTCAGAGCATATTCATATTTCAGGCTTTTCCAGTGCACCTCTGGCCACTATGTAGTGCGATATCtgagaatattttacaatttcttAGTGGGATAAATTGCACTGGGGAAGATTTGGGATGCTCCTGTATTGAATATGTGCCAGAAAAGTTGATAATGCTTTTCTGTGCCAGcagggtatagtggttagagtgttacatctggaagacccgggtttgaatccccactctgccatggaagcttgctgggtgaccttgggccagtcatacactcttaacctaacctacctcaccaggttgttgttAGAATCAAATGAAGAAAGGGagaatgtcagctgctttgagtccccattggggagtaaagcaggtataaatatccaaataaatgcaaataaacagTAAACACATGAAAGATGCACACACCCTCCTGAATAGCTTCCCTCAGGAGTCTTTATTCATGTGAACGTAGCTTAGTTCATCAGAGCAAAAAATATTGCCCAGGCCTGCACATGCCatcatagtagaaaagagcaagagtccagtagcaccttaaagactaacaaaatttctggcagggtatgagcttttgtgaatcacagctcacttcttcagatacctatgaGCTGTGAATCACAAAaactcatatcctaccagaaattgtgttagtctttaaggtgctacggtactcttgctcttttctattgctacagacagactaacatggctacccattgtgatctattacATGCCTTCACAGACAGGACTGCCAGATGGACAAAACGAGGAtctccaaagagggacctgaggATACCTTAACACAAGTACCATGCTTTGCTTAGAAGCTAGTGTGCTTctgaaaaatagcaaaataatATCTTTTAACCCAACCAGGCAGTTTTCTACCAACTGTTATCACAAGTAAAATGTTGCCGGGGTGTGTGGTGTAGTGCGGCGCTCCTTTCTTACAACACAAAGCCCAGAAGAGGGAGACCAGCAGCAACCACAGCTCTGTGCTGCATTTCCCCAACTCCTCTAGAGTTCTGCTCTACAGCAGCTTCCAGTCCTGATGGCACGTATGTTCCTGATGTTTATGCTTCTTTTCTATCCacgttagggttttttttttttttttttgctgccactgACTACCTACTGTTGTAAAGCATACCATCTAGGACTCTTTTTGACCtgttctttgtttgttttatagGTATTCCTACTTTATTGTATGGAATTGGCTCCTGGTTCCTTGTCAGTGTCACAGAGACAGTTCACACACACCATGGCCCAGTGACTGTTTACTTCCTAAATAAAGAAGATGAGAATGCCATGTTCTAAGTATCTGCTTTCATGGACTGATTCTGTTGTGGCTTACATATTTTGAGAATTGTTTGCAAAAACACGATCATGGCTGGATTGTTATTTTCAGTCTAGTCAACGTTTGGAGGTTTCAGGATCCCCATTATTTCTTTGGCTCCATTTTGAATCCAGGAGACACATTAAGTACACAGTGGAGTATGATGTCACACAATAGAGTGACATATTCTGGGAAATGACCTGAATCTGTTTCTGTATGTAACTGTTTCTAGTTGCAAGGCAATAATGAAAGTGTATATTATTGAGAATTATTTCTCTTTATTGATCATACGTATGCTTATTCTCATACAACGGATGCAGTCTATTGTAATGCAGTCCAAATATGACTAATTTGTCTTCAAGACTTTTTGGGGGCACGGCTTTGATTTTTAAGAATCGTTATGCAAAAAGATGTCTTGATCCCATATAGCTTGGGCAGGTGCTTTAAAACTTCACATACTCATGTGTTGCTTCGTTACAGaatttttgtatgtttgtacAATTCAGGGCATTGCTAAATTTAGTGGCATGTAGTGCTTAGGAATGGGTTTCACCCATATCGTTTGGGTACAAAGCAGCCAAAATAAAGCACTtttcatcctgagcagagttacacccttctaaacccattgattttaagtggacatagaagggtgtaactctgtttaggatggcactgtcaagtACATGCTCTCATTGAAATCTGTGAGAGTTAGGTTGCTTAACTTGGCTGAATTTCGTCTGTAGTTTAGTTCGACATGTATCTTTAGTGCATTGAAACAATGCATACCCCTGATGAGAACTCCAGGTTGTCTTGAACTTCTGGTAGGGATTATTAATACTTAGTTATAATAAGCAGACTCTTGCTGGAGAGTCTAAAGGTTTTGCTTGCCAATCTAAGGTCTGCAGAAAAAATTGTTTACTTTAAATTAGGGTTTTACCAATGGCCTTCAGGAAGACAGATTTTTGCTATATTGCTAATACTGGAGATTTTTCTTTAAAGCATAAGACCAGCAGTGCAGCAAGTACACTAAAATACAGTGTAACATGTGCCTTTTAATATACTTGTAAAGGGATTCTCACACAGCATCCTAGTAATGCATTTGCTCTGCTTAACTCTAAATAAATCTGTAATCAAAGAAACATGCCAGTATATTTGGACCAAAGAATATTTCTAACACAAATTGAATAAATAGTTTACACAGTGGAGTGGCTGGTGTGTTATATTAAGCTTCATTAATAATAAAAGTGACTATTAGCATTTTGCTAGATTGGCTAGAACTGATTTTCCCCAATAACAGGCAAAATTAAATGAGTGCAGCTCGTAAGTTTAAAGTCAAATACTGCTCATTCATTGCTGCAGATTTTGTCAATACTTTGCTGTAAAGGTTTGGTCTCAACACAAGACTGATAAAATGGTTTTTAATTACCACACTATAAATACCGCTTTTCCTTGGTGTGGGCCCTCCACCAGCTGCAGCGTATTTGATTTCTGATAATGGAGACTGCTGACTTTGCTTACCTGTTTTCCAATAAGTGGAGGCAACATGACTCCTTGTCCATACAATGACGGGGTACCCTCCTTGGAGAACCTCTTTGACAAACTACCCTATTGATTCGGTACCATTCAGTGCTTCTTGCAGCATTAAATAGAGACTTGATTTCTTGCTCAATGCTCTCACTGTGTAACAATTAAGCAAAtgtaatattttcttttattacatGAAAATCAATAGACCTCTTGCACTTCTGGAGTTGATCATGGTGAAGGATGAACTTGTAAGATGGCTGAGGGCAGAGTTCAAATATAATAATAGTGCTTGTTGGATTCATTAGGACTAGTGCGTGACCTGTTGAAGCTCTTAAAGGGAATCTACGCTATTCATAAAATATAAGGTTTTCCTTGAATAGAGGTTTGAGAGAGAAGGGAATGTTTGTTCCTGTTCTGGAGGATTGCTGTTTTTGTTGTAGTGCTAATAGTGGCAGTCCCAGAATTCCTACTAACTAAATATTGCgcggaggggccgtgactcagtggtagagcatctacttggcatgcagaaggtcccaggttcaatccccggaatctccagttaaaaagatcaggtagtaggtgatgtgaaagacctctgccagagactctggagagatactgctagtctgagtagacagtactaaccttgataaaccaatggtctgattcagcaaaaggcaacttcatgtattaAGGTAAGGGCTGATTTCTACTTCTGCTTGTCCTACAGACATCTGTGGCACCAGGATAGTTGATCATGTAATCTGGAAAATGTTGGTGTGTTCTGTTAGTAACATGAGGCAGACTTTTCTATTGGCTTTTACTGACTGAAGTATTTCATCCTATTTTTACTGTGAGTTTCTCTATGTGTATGTGTATTGATAAGAATTTATATAGGGTATTCTTTGGAGCAAATGTTGGTCAGCCTAGGCCAGAAGACCCAAATTTGATTGACCCTATGGACACTTCTGGGATTTAGAGAAAGGATAGTAGGcaccgccacaaaatggctgacatgaGGGACATTTCAGTATTTTTGCTTTTCTGGAGGTGGGGGTATCTGCCATTTAATTATATTTGAATTTACATTGGGGGAAGGTGGGTGTTGGATTTCTGCCAGATCTTTCCCtcatgtatatttaaaaaaacaaacatgttaAATAGTTCAGGAATAAAAGCTGAAGATTTTTGGTTCGGGTGGGGGAGAACAAGAATCCTTTCAAGTAATAAATTAATTGCCTGAATTAAGTAATATTTATCTAATTGAAATGAATTGTGGAGGTGGCCCTAATTATTGTTTGCAAGCCTTTGCATGGTTGGAGTCTGTGACAGAGAACTCCACTTGAAGTTGAAGCCAGTATGTTATTTACCTTTTTGGTCTGTATTTCATTTGGTGTGCAAATGAAGGTGTTCTGGATGTGGCAGGTGCAAGGAGGGTGAGATGTGCTTCCCTGGCTGAGACGGGCGGAGGGAGTGTGAAGAGGGCAAAGGAGGACAAATAAAACTTGCAAACGGATAGAGGAGGAGTCAGGAAGTGGAGCAGCAAGCAGGCACCAGGAACCACATGGGTGAGTGCCATGTTGAAGATTGCTGTACCCGTGAATGGTCATCATGAAGCTGACCCAAAGCTGTGTCTGGCCCCAAAGCATGCCCCGGACTCACGCAGGGCCATGCAGGGAGCAGGAACCCAGCCCTGACAGCAGGAGCACGCCAGGTGGCCCCCGTTGCCTCCACGCAGCGACTGGTGCTGCTGGATGACATCCTAATTGGATCTAGTGGTGTTTAGTCAAGCAATATAGAAATATAgtgagcaaataaataaaacatcttcTGCTTCAGAGTTTCTGGATTTTATAGCTTCCCACAAAACTACATTCTATAGAAAACAGGATAAGGAGGCATTATGGGTTCTTCGTTGGAGCTGAACCAAACATGTTGTGTAGGAAGCATGGTGGGGGTCTCTTATCACCATGTATCTTCAGCTTGGATCATGAGTGCCAAGGTGTTTCTGAGCACCCACTTGCTTCCTGTTTCCCAGCCCCTTCAACACTCCATTCTTATCCTCTTTTCAAATTCCTTGCTCTTCTTCATTCTCcattgccatctctctctctctccctctctctctctctccccctccctctctctcagcttcacctctaTTTTATGCCACTTATCTAGGCAGCTACATGGTGCTCTAAAAgcaaggatggggaggggagccaACCACAGCTGCATCCTGCATAtctaatagggtttccaacctccaggtactagttggagatctcctgctattacaactgacctccagccaaaagagattagttcccctggagaaaatggccgctttggcaattgaactctatggcattgaagtccccaaaaccctgccctcctcaggctccgccccagtgatggcaaagaggaacctagcaactcTAACATCTAAGCAGTGGCAGATGAAAGGGTCGTGGGCATCTGAGTTTGAATCTTGGCTCTTATCATCTTTGTTAAGGTTATTTCCTTGGAACTACTTTACCACCACTACAACTACTCCATTACCAGACTGAAGAAAGGTGATGGGGAGGGACCCTCACTATGAAAAGTGACAGTACATATGCAAAGAGGTGGAAGAGAATGGAGGAATTCTGCTCCCCACAGTCTCAGCCAGGGAGAGTCAGCCCACCCTTCTAGCACCAGAATACTTCCATACGCAGATACGCATTCCCCAAATAAAATCCATTGTACACAGGCTTACGGACTCCTCGGGATTGACTTCAAGTGGATTCCCCTTTTCAG
The Euleptes europaea isolate rEulEur1 chromosome 20, rEulEur1.hap1, whole genome shotgun sequence genome window above contains:
- the C20H15orf61 gene encoding uncharacterized protein C15orf61 homolog, giving the protein MVPMKKLHEAFLRLVLLPAGGATKPKASEVLSQHLLQRGLPHWTSFCVKYSAVRNDQFGLSNFNWDVEGTNYHVLRTGCFPFVKYHCSRAPCQDLAMQNRFFTTLKIINLGIPTLLYGIGSWFLVSVTETVHTHHGPVTVYFLNKEDENAMF